In Chromatiaceae bacterium, the DNA window ATGCCGAAGCGCATGCGCAGAACCTTGGCCTCGCGGGAGGTGAGGCTGGCGAGCATGTTTTGGGTGGCCTCGCGCAGGCCCTCGATGGTGGCGGATTCGACGGGGGATACGACGCCGGAATCCTCAATGAAGTCACCCAGATGCGAATCCTCGTCATCGCCAATGGGGGTCTCCATGGAGATGGGTTCCTTGGCGATCTTGAGGACCTTGCGCACCTTATCCTCGGGCATTTCCATGCGCACGGCCAACTCCTCGGGGGTGGCCTCGCGTCCCATTTCCTGAATCATCTGGCGCGAGACGCGGTTGAGTTTGTTGATGGTCTCGATCATGTGCACCGGGATGCGGATGGTGCGCGCCTGGTCGGCGATGGAACGGGTGATGGCCTGGCGAATCCACCAGGTGGCATAGGTCGAAAATTTGTAGCCGCGCCGGTACTCGAACTTGTCCACCGCCTTCATGAGGCCGATGTTGCCTTCCTGAATGAGATCAAGGAACTGCAGGCCGCGGTTGGTATATTTTTTGGCGATGGAGATGACCAGGCGCAGGTTGGCCTCGACCATTTCCTTTTTGGCGCGGCGGGCCTTGGCCTCGCCAATGGACATTTTGCGATTGACTTCCTTGATCTCGCTGACCGTAAGGAAGTTCTCGCGCTCCACCTCCTGGAGGCGGCGCTGGGCGCGACGAATGTCCTGGGCATGGCCGGCGAGGGCAGCGGCGTAGGGCTGACCGCCGGTGAGTTGCCCTTCGAGCCAATCGGGGTTTGTCTCGTGCTCCGGGAAGGTGTCGATAAAGGCCTTGCGTGGCATGCCGGAGGTCTCAACGGCCAGGCCCATGATGAAACGCTCTTGGGCGCGGATTCGCTCGATAGTGGCGCGCAGGGTCTCGGCGAGTTCCTGGAAAATATTGGCGACCAGTTTGAACTGGAGAAAGACCTCGGAGACCTCTTCCATGGCCTGGCGGGTGCGGTCGTCCATGCGGCCGTATTGTTCCAGGCACGTCTTGAGGTAGAGGTAACGATCGCGCATCAACTGGACGCGGCGGGCGACCTCCTCTGGGTCCGGACCTGTGTCCGTGGCGGCGACCTCTTCTGCTTCCTCTTCGTGATGCTCGTCCACAGCCTCGGGGTGCTCGTCTTCGGCATGGACTTCTTCCACGGGCGGCGGGGCAACGACGACCACGACCGGGACGGGGATGGGTTCCTCGGTGTCCGTGAAGCCGGAGATGGCGTCGGACAACCGCATGTCATCCCGGGCGACGCGGTCGAAAATTTCCAGGAGGCGTTCGATGCTGCGCGGGTACATGGAGAGGGCGGCGAGGACCTGATTGAGGCCTTCCTCGATGCGCTTGGCAATCTTGAGTTCGCCTTCGCGGGTCAGCAACTCGACGGTGCCCATCTCGCGCATGTACATGCGAACGGGATCGGTGGTGCGGCCGAATTCGGAATCGACGCTGGCTAGCGCGGCGGCGGCGGCCTCGGCGGCGTCGTCATCGGAGACGGCCGAGTCGCTAAGGGTCGAGTCGAGCTCCGCGGGCGCGGTCTCATGCACCTCGATCCCCATGTCGTTAATCATGCGGACGATGTCTTCGATCTGCTCGGGCTCGACGATGCCCTCGGGCAGATGGTCATTGACCTCGGAGTAGGTCAGATAGCCCTGCTCCTTGCCTCTCGTTATCAGTTGCTTCAGCTGTGACTGTTGCTGCTGCTGTTGATCCATGCGGGGCACCCTGGTTTTTGGGGGAGGCTAGAGGTTTTGGTCGCTCGGATGGGGCCAAAAAGACAGCCGGAAATCATAACAGAATCCGACTCATCATCACCAACAAATATCATGGGCTAGGGGCCGGACAAGAGGTGGTGAAGGTGGAGGCATGGGTACGGCATCCGATGTACTCAAAATAGACGTTCGGGGCGATTTTCCAAGTCTTCTGGCGAACTTGTTTTGCCGGGAGCATGATATCGGCCCTGCCGGGGGCAAGGGGCAGATCCTGGCGATGACGGATGCCGAGCCCTACCGCTGCCGCGCTAGCCTCGATTCGGCTGAACGGCCTGGCGCAGGGCGGCCTTTTCCTCCTCTGTCCATTCTCCGGGGCTGGCGCGGTTGAAGAGGTTGCCGCTGCGGGTGGTGAGGGCTTCCTGGTTGAGGCGCTGGATGGCGCCGGTGAGTTCGGGCTCCAGGCCTTCGGTGGGGATGTGGGCCAGCAGGCGGGGATCGGACAATTGCATCAGGATCTTGAAGTCGTCCTCATCCCGCCAGCGCTCCAACAGGGCGGCGCTGGTGAGAGCCGGTTGGGAGGCGAGGGTGGCGATGACCCGTTCCAGCAGCCGGATGCCGGGGTTGTCCAGATGGTGCCAATCCTGGCCAAGGCCGTCCAGGGCGCTGGACAATTCCGGGTGTTGGATCAGCAGGGCAATGGCGAGGCGGAGGGGGCTGGTGGCGGGACGGTGCCCGAGGTTGGCGCTCGCATGGCGGCGGCTGGCGGCGCCCGTCCCGGGTGGGCGACGGCGGGTGCCGGTGTCGAGGGGGGGCAGGGCGACGCCGACGAGGCGGGTCAGACGGTCGCGCAGCAGGTCGCGTAGCAGGCCCGGGGGCAGGCTAGCCAGCAGGGGGGTGACGCGGGAGCCGAGGCGGGCGCGGCCATCCAGGCTGGCGAGGTCAATACCCTTCGACAGATGCTCGAAGAGGAAGTCGGAGAGGGGTTTGGCCTGGCGGAGCCGATGTTCTAAGGCCTCGCGACCTTCCTTACGCACCAGGGTATCCGGGTCCTCGCCCTCGGGGAGGAAGAGGAAGCGGATCTCCTGCTGGCCGCTGGCCTGGGGCAGGCAGGTCTCCAGGGCCTTCCAGGCGGCTTCACGGCCGGCGCGGTCGCCATCGAAGCAGAAGACAAGTTCCGGCGCCTGGGGGAGCAGCAGGCGCAGGTGGTCCGGGGTGGTGGCGGTACCCA includes these proteins:
- the rpoD gene encoding RNA polymerase sigma factor RpoD produces the protein MDQQQQQQSQLKQLITRGKEQGYLTYSEVNDHLPEGIVEPEQIEDIVRMINDMGIEVHETAPAELDSTLSDSAVSDDDAAEAAAAALASVDSEFGRTTDPVRMYMREMGTVELLTREGELKIAKRIEEGLNQVLAALSMYPRSIERLLEIFDRVARDDMRLSDAISGFTDTEEPIPVPVVVVVAPPPVEEVHAEDEHPEAVDEHHEEEAEEVAATDTGPDPEEVARRVQLMRDRYLYLKTCLEQYGRMDDRTRQAMEEVSEVFLQFKLVANIFQELAETLRATIERIRAQERFIMGLAVETSGMPRKAFIDTFPEHETNPDWLEGQLTGGQPYAAALAGHAQDIRRAQRRLQEVERENFLTVSEIKEVNRKMSIGEAKARRAKKEMVEANLRLVISIAKKYTNRGLQFLDLIQEGNIGLMKAVDKFEYRRGYKFSTYATWWIRQAITRSIADQARTIRIPVHMIETINKLNRVSRQMIQEMGREATPEELAVRMEMPEDKVRKVLKIAKEPISMETPIGDDEDSHLGDFIEDSGVVSPVESATIEGLREATQNMLASLTSREAKVLRMRFGIDMNTDHTLEEVGKQFDVTRERIRQIEAKALRKLRHPTRSDKLRSFLDNEG
- a CDS encoding DNA primase is translated as MAGRIPHEFIDELIARSDIVELINRRVPLRKAGKDYQACCPFHDEKTPSFTVSADKQFYHCFGCGAHGTAIGFLMEFEHQEFSEAVEELARAAGLVVPVEGGAAPLKGPDTRPLYVVMEQAARLYQQQLRQHPQATRAVDYLKRRGLSGKIALAFGLGYAPPDWDFLLGRLGRAESEREHLLQAGLVINQDGKVYDRFRDRVIFPIRDRRGRIIGFGGRILGDGKPKYLNSPETPIFHKGRELYGLHEALKVHRQPERLLVVEGYLDVIALAQFGIDYAVATLGTATTPDHLRLLLPQAPELVFCFDGDRAGREAAWKALETCLPQASGQQEIRFLFLPEGEDPDTLVRKEGREALEHRLRQAKPLSDFLFEHLSKGIDLASLDGRARLGSRVTPLLASLPPGLLRDLLRDRLTRLVGVALPPLDTGTRRRPPGTGAASRRHASANLGHRPATSPLRLAIALLIQHPELSSALDGLGQDWHHLDNPGIRLLERVIATLASQPALTSAALLERWRDEDDFKILMQLSDPRLLAHIPTEGLEPELTGAIQRLNQEALTTRSGNLFNRASPGEWTEEEKAALRQAVQPNRG